Proteins from one Muntiacus reevesi chromosome X, mMunRee1.1, whole genome shotgun sequence genomic window:
- the NAP1L2 gene encoding nucleosome assembly protein 1-like 2, producing MAESADHKELLESSQEESGDKVMMEGSGEQPESGEDAAAGPGDDGERGEEAAVGPGEEGGKGEEAAAGSGEGGEKGEDTDEDSDPDHPKGLIGYLLDTDFVESLPVKVKYRVLALKKLQTRVANLESKFLREFHGIERKFAEIYQPLLEKRRQIINAIYEPTKEECEYKSDSEDYDDEMYDEEEMCGNEEGLLLDYMDEDDDCEEDYYDYAIEEEAEEDDGDDDDNDDNTKAAGDENKEDPKGIPDFWLTVLKNVDTLTPLIKKYDEPILKLLTDIKVKLSDPGEPPSFTLEFHFKPNEYFKNELLTKTYKLKSRLAYYDPHPYRGTAIEYCIGCKIDWNEGKNVTLKTVKKKQKHRVWGTIRTVTEDFPKDSFFNFFTPQGINSNGNDDFLLGHNLRTYIIPRSVLFFSGDALESQQEGVVREVNDEIYDKIIYDNWMTAIEEVKACCKNLEAIVEDIDR from the coding sequence ATGGCCGAGTCAGCCGACCACAAGGAACTGTTAGAGTCCAGTCAAGAAGAGTCTGGTGATAAGGTAATGATGGAGGGGTCCGGGGAGCAGCCGGAGAGCGGTGAAGATGCCGCAGCTGGGCCTGGAGATGATGGGGAGCGCGGTGAAGAAGCCGCTGTGGGTCCtggggaagaagggggaaaaggtGAAGAGGCTGCTGCTGGGTCCGGGGAAGGCGGGGAAAAAGGTGAAGATACTGATGAGGATTCAGACCCAGACCATCCAAAAGGACTTATCGGTTATCTTTTAGATACAGACTTTGTTGAAAGTCTACCTGTGAAAGTTAAATACCGTGTGTTAGCCCTCAAAAAGCTTCAAACTAGAGTGGCCAATCTAGAGTCCAAATTCCTGAGGGAATTTCATGGTATTGAAAGAAAGTTTGCTGAAATATATCAGCCTTTATTGGAAAAAAGGCGTCAGATAATCAATGCAATCTATGAGCCTACAAAAGAGGAATGTGAATATAAATCAGATTCTGAGGACTATGATGATGAAATGTATGATGAGGAAGAGATGTGTGGTAATGAGGAGGGTCTGCTACTTGACTACATGGATGAGGATGACGATTGTGAAGAAGATTATTATGATTATGCTATTGAAGAGGAGGCGGAAGAGGATGATGgcgatgatgatgacaatgacgACAACACCAAGGCAGCTGGAGATGAGAATAAAGAGGATCCTAAAGGAATTCCTGATTTTTGGCTGACTGTCTTAAAAAACGTTGACACACTGACTCCTTTGATTAAAAAGTACGATGAGCCTATTCTGAAGCTCCTGACAGATATTAAAGTGAAGCTTTCAGATCCTGGTGAACCTCCCAGTTTCACACTAGAGTTTCACTTCAAACCAAATGAATATTTCAAAAATGAGCTGTTGACAAAGACCTATAAGCTGAAGTCAAGGTTAGCATATTATGATCCCCATCCCTATAGGGGAACCGCGATTGAGTATTGCATAGGCTGTAAAATAGATtggaatgaaggaaagaatgtCACTTTGAAAACAGTCAAGAAAAAGCAGAAGCACCGGGTCTGGGGAACAATCCGAACTGTAACTGAAGATTTTCCCAAGGATTCattcttcaatttctttactCCTCAAGGAATCAACTCAAATGGAAATGATGATTTTCTACTTGGTCACAATTTACGTACTTACATAATCCCAAGATCAGTATTATTTTTCTCAGGTGATGCACTTGAATCTCAGCAAGAGGGGGTAGTTAGGGAAGTTAATGATGAAATTTATGACAAAATTATTTATGATAATTGGATGACTGCAATTGAGGAAGTTAAAGCTTGTTGCAAAAATCTTGAGGCAATAGTAGAAGACATTGATCGCTAA